TCATCTTCAAAACCAAAGAGTAGTAATAGTAGATACGGTGGATCTAAAAAAACAAATGATGGTAATAAGAAGAGAACATATAGCCGTACAAGAAGTTAACAACTTTCTGTTTTATTGAGTCTTTTAAAATGGGGCCTAGCCCCATTTTTTTATGAAGCAATATGAAAAAGTCACCCATTGATGAATGACTTTTTGTATATAGATAAAAGATAATTTGATTTAGTTTTACAAATGTATCTCATGATCCACAGCTTCAAATCCTGCTTCCATAAATATCTCTGAAACTGTCGGATGAGCATGAACTGTCTTAGCTAAATCATATGAAGTACTGTCGATCTGCATAATAGCAACTGCTTCGCTGGAGCTAGTGTAAGTTATTTTAATCTGCAATAAAAAGGTTGTAAGTTCTACGATTCTAGAGTTACTATTTTTCCTTGTAATTTCTAATTATTTTTCATTGACAAAATTTGTCTTTGAAATTAGAATTATTTTGATCATTGGAAATATTGGATATAATTTGAAAGATATTGTAGTTATTGATATGGTTGTGGAGATGAAAAGAGAGTTAATTTGAAATTAAACTTTTTTGAAGCAGTCTACAGAAAAACTCTGATAAAGTTTAGATAATAATGGAATTGAAGTAGATGACTAGAATGATACTTTTAGTACGATATTGGGTGGCTATCTACTGTAAATAGGAATTTTTAATGGAAGAATACCTTCCATTTGGGAGGGTACACATATGTTATAAACAAACTACTAGAAAGTAAAAAGTATTAGAATATAGTAATTTAGAATTGAGGTATTAATAAAATGAAATATGAAGAAAAAATTTCTAATTATTTAAAAGAAAAATGTTCAGAATCTGAACCAGGTTGTGCAATTGCAATAATTAAAGATGATAAACTTATTTATGAAAAAGGATATGGGTTATCAAATTTAGAACATAATATTCCATTCACACCTAAATCAATGTTTTATATTGCATCAATTTCAAAACAGTTTACAGCATACTGTATTTATCTTTTAGAGCAAGAAGGATTACTTTCTTTTGATGATAGTATCAGAAACTTTATTCCCGAGTTACCAGTCTACGATTTTGATATCAAAATTAAACATTTAATTCATCATGCTAGTGGATTGCCAGATTATTTGACAATTCTTGATATTGCAGATAGATCAACTGAACAAAGTTTTAATATGAAAGAAATAATGGAATTATTACTAAAACTCACTGAACTTCAATTTAAACCTAATGAAAGATTTCAATATAGCAATACAAATTATATCCTCTTAGCAGAAATAATTGAACGATTAACAGGAAAAAAATTAAATGAATTTGCCTCAGAAAATATATTTAAACCTTTCAAAATGAATAATACTTTTTTCAATACTGACAAATCTAAAGTTATAAAAAATAAGGCTGATGGATATTATTTAGAGGAGAAAGAGTATAAAGTTTATCGAAGTAGTTTTAATTTAGTAGGTGATGGAGGAATTTGGAGCAATATTGAAGACCTTTCAAAGTGGATTATAGGCTTATATGAAAAAAATATTTTAAAAACACAATCGAAACTAATGAAATTTAATGATGATACTATCAATTATTATGGACTTGGTCAGTTTATTGGAGAGTATGAAAATTATAAAATAGTCCATCATGGAGGATTTTTGAATTTTTATTTATCTGATCTGCTGAATTTCCCAGAAGAAAAGTTATCGATATTGTGCTTGTCAAATAACATCAAGTTTAAACCACATCGAATAACTAGATTTATTGCAGATCAATTCATTGAAAAAAAACCAAATATGGAATTTTCTTTAAATGTAAAAAATTCAGAAAAATATAAAAACCTTATAGGTTTTTATTCAAACCCTCAATCAGATAATTATATTAAAATTTATGAACATGAAGATAAGATGTATTTATGTTATAAATTTGATGAAGTTATGCTTTATACAAATTCTTCTAAAAAAATTTTCAACCAATCAAATAACTTGAAATGGAAATTTGAAATTATTGAAGATGTAAGTTCTAATAATCAGTATCAAATATTATTAAATGATAAAAATGTTGATAAAATATTCTGTAAGATAAAAAGTGAAACCTATCAAGGAAAAAAACTAAAGGAATATACTGGTAGATATGAAAATATGAAATTCA
This region of Candidatus Delongbacteria bacterium genomic DNA includes:
- a CDS encoding dihydrolipoamide dehydrogenase, with the protein product MQIDSTSYDLAKTVHAHPTVSEIFMEAGFEAVDHEIHL
- a CDS encoding beta-lactamase family protein, which codes for MKYEEKISNYLKEKCSESEPGCAIAIIKDDKLIYEKGYGLSNLEHNIPFTPKSMFYIASISKQFTAYCIYLLEQEGLLSFDDSIRNFIPELPVYDFDIKIKHLIHHASGLPDYLTILDIADRSTEQSFNMKEIMELLLKLTELQFKPNERFQYSNTNYILLAEIIERLTGKKLNEFASENIFKPFKMNNTFFNTDKSKVIKNKADGYYLEEKEYKVYRSSFNLVGDGGIWSNIEDLSKWIIGLYEKNILKTQSKLMKFNDDTINYYGLGQFIGEYENYKIVHHGGFLNFYLSDLLNFPEEKLSILCLSNNIKFKPHRITRFIADQFIEKKPNMEFSLNVKNSEKYKNLIGFYSNPQSDNYIKIYEHEDKMYLCYKFDEVMLYTNSSKKIFNQSNNLKWKFEIIEDVSSNNQYQILLNDKNVDKIFCKIKSETYQGKKLKEYTGRYENMKFNAFCELKLENGKLIIQSHNSWNNSITLIDDDYFVYGANNLIFRRNKKNEIIGFMLNNPRAENTVFYDRV